The nucleotide sequence TCTCGGTCTCTGTTCCGGTCCATGATGTTTGAGTGTTGTCTGTGCATCTTACAGTCTCTATTCTCCTTTTTGGCCTGCTGCTACCCAAGATAGCAGAATTTGCTGAGGCCAAtttagttctctctttctccaactgTTGGACAGAAGGTGATACAGGAGTAGGTGTTGCTTTGGAGGAGAAAGCAGTTTTTCTGGTCTGAGTGGCAGTTTTACTAGCAGACCCATCAAAGCAAAGCATCCTTCTATGGCTGGGGCTCAAGCCAACTGCTACCTTCTGCTGCCCTGTGCTTTCAGAGGATTGCCCCTGAACCTGCTTTGTAATCATATTCGATCCAGAAGCTCCCATTTTGTCTGAAATGCACACGCAAGCAACAACATTTGTGAAcaaaacaacagtaaacagaCAATGACATTATATATAACTGAACACTAATCCTTACCTGAGACTGTGGTGTCCTTGGGTGCCAGTTTAGGCTTGGTTTTCACTGCTACTGGCTGCTTTGCTGAAACAGGGCTAGGCATGGCTATCAACTGTAACAGACAAATGATCACTAGATGTACATGTTAGTGTAGCTAAGGTAGCCTATCAGTTAAAGAAAAGAGATTAATTGCAAATATGTAAAAcagattttatttttaatttatacAATGAAAAGGAGTGCTTACCTGATTAGGAACTATTGAGAACTGTCCTGCATTATTCTGCCCAACAACAGATACAGGAACCACCATGTGTTGCAGCATGGGCTGAACTGGTGAAGATATAATGAGTCTAGATCCTGGTAGGATATAAACTGGTTAGACATTTCCCTCCAGAAAAACAGCATGGCAAATTAAATGAGCGATGACTAATGGGTAATTCCACAGTAAGGGAGTTGCGTTGAGACTTAAGTATGACAAACAAAAGCTATTGATTTCAAAGTTGAACAAACCTTACAATTTCATGCACAAGTACTacttttaacaaataaaaaatataacatttactggaagaactgggcagatgcaaagtttggtaacagaatttggGGAAAAAATAAAAGAAAAAGTGTCCATTTTAAATATATTAAGATTTAACAATGACTACAGAAAGAATGATGTGTCAACTATGTAATTTATATATTTTGGCTATTGAACTAAagtaattgaagtggatttacaccctGTAACATAATTGCAGTAACGGAATTTCATCATggatccctgatctgtactacacagaaatgtGTAATTATGAATACCATTcccttcatggtgatgtatccgaAATAGGTACAAAGGTGTAATGCCACATCCTTCTTTGCATATTTGGGTATTGTTCTCCACACTGGTTATTATTTTTAATAAGCTCTGTccccaaacaagaccaaatttggttggtccaaatctgaaccaataaTAGAAGTCTGTTTCACAAATTTGGACATCAAagcacagcacagtagagctcagtagagtacagtactgaactgtactctacttttccttactgtgctctactgtactgtgctgttcaAACCTGTGAACCAAACTGTGTtttgtgactactatgatttcccattgtagctgttgggttctgagaatctgaaatatacttattcatgtcactgaggaagtgagggtaatgtataacgtttacattatagCAGGTATCCTATTGAAATATTGAGTGCTTAAGGttagagggtctacaccagaagttaatggttatctgtgggaggaaggtatataatataataataataaatgccatttagcagacgcttttatccaaagcgacttacatatagtgtgtgcttgtgtgagaATGTttttgtctaatgcagctgtattgatcccctgggaagaataaacttggttaagctttcATAGTGTCCGTAGAGTTTCTCTGAAAATTAGAACCAATTCAATAGCAGACATTCCGTTAAAGATTTTTCAGAAAGTCAAGTTTTAATCACTGAATTCATGAACAAAATTGATATCAGTAAAAGCACGATAACTAATTGATAGGTCTACCTCCATGATCCTCCCTCTTCATGAGGAAGATAAATTAGAAAAGATCTTAAAGACGTGGGTTTTTAGTAATGAAATTTCAAGGCACATGGCCATGTTTCTTAAATGTACAGAAAGCAGAACAATTTCTCAAACTACATACAAGTCTTGATATAAGTTGGAAGGGGTCATTTCTTTAACctttgtgttttgatgtatttctaatagttattctggtagatgttttctaagacTCCTTTacatctgtttgaccagaaatcaaagcatTTGCTTATTCCTAATTTTTAGGATGGAAAATGGTCAGAAAATTTCAACTTAATTTTGAAATGCAACTGAACTTCATATGTTGGTGCTCAttggtccttttacatggaaattacCTACagaaagctgcaatatgtaactttctgggcgacccgaccaaagtcacatagaaatgtgtgttatagatctgtcaatctgaatgcaagtctaagaagcggtagatcagttttatgtgctctatttctatgcttcccgttcttaagtttagcTTGAGTCTTACTTCCGGTTTTGTACACAAGCTTCCAACAgctgaaaatataatatttttagttatggaaaatgtatttcacagcagtttagatggtacaataattctctacactatacttgcttgttttgtcaccaatgtgaaattaggcgaactattagaatttttgcatagtgcatctttaagtaTTTAAACTCTGTCTTACCAGGGGAATAGCGGGGTGGAGTGGCCAGAGCATATGAGGTTGGGGGTACTGTCGGTACCTGTGGGGCGCCACTGGGTAACATCACCTTGTTGGATTGGTGGTTTGTGGCTGTTGTGTCTGTTACTAAGATGTAGCTGTTGGTGGATGTGGCTGAATCAAAGGGCAGCTGAATGTAGTAGCCTGGTTGTGTCAACGCAGATGACGTCCCTGCCAATGCTGCCACATCCCCTGCTTTCTCACTAAGAGGAGTCTCTGCTGGCTGGAGGACTTCtgtcctctgtaaactggtcaccgCCTGCACCGTCTCCTCCTGAGCCATGGGGGCGCCACTGAGGGCCGAGGCCTTAGCAGGTGActtggtgggggaggagaggaagatggtggGGATCCTGTCCCCAGTGATGCTGGACACAGCCTGGTTCAGGGCTGAGTCACAGGAGGGCTCCCCTTGCTCATCACTGATGATGATCTTCAGGGCTACAATCTTACTGGGGTCAACTTCCTTGCCTGTGGGGTCTGGGATGAAGGTTGGGGCAGCAGGAGTGGTTGATGTTTTAACTGTTGATGGGACAGCCATAGAGGGTATGGTCTGTGGTAGAGGTTGGGAAATTTCTACACTGCTGGGAGGAGTCATATTCCTGTGAGACAGGTTAGAGGCCTGTATGGGAGCCTTGTTTGACTGATCCAGCGCTGGCATGGAATTAGACAGGCCGGGTGAAGAGTTAAGAAGTGATGCTTGGTTATCCATCACTTGTCCATCATCAACCCCCACGGGGTTCTCATTGCCCAATATGTTTTTGACAGCAGAGACCATACTGGTTTCAGATGAAGCTGCATTGCATGCTGACACCAGATTATTTGTTCCACTCTCCTGTCTGACTGGCTCAAAGAGATCTGGGAGAGCTATATTGTGAAGGGGAGGAGTATTCAGAGGCTCATCTATATCCACGCCTGATCCATCCTGATCAAAGATGGAGCCGGAGTCAACAGTATCAGAGTCCTTGGCGGCCGAAAAGGCAGCAACAGTAAGTTTATCGATATGTGCTGACGGTTCAGTTGAGCTAGCTCCCCTTCTCGACCCTCTGGTACTGGGTCTAGGAGTTGTTGAGCTAGCTCCCCTTCTTGACCCTCTGGTACTGGGTCCAGGAGTTGTTGAGCTAGCTCCCCTTCTCAACCCTCTGGTACTGGGTCCAGGAGTTGTTGAGCAAGCTCCCCTTCTCGACCCTCTGGTACTGGGTCCAGGAGTTGTTGAGCAAGCTCCCCTTCTCGACCCTCTGGTACTGGGTCCAGGAGTTGCATTTGAAGTGCTTGAAACATGAGGTGCAGATTTCCTTGTTTTCTTACTCCTGGGCTCTTGACTAGACTTTGTCGCTCTAGTTGTTGTTTCTTGCCCTTGTGTCAAATTTTCAGGCACAGTGCCTGAGAAATTAGAGAAAAATCCCATTGTCAGAAAGAGGTTTCTGATGAAGCAGCAATATTGTTTAGTATATGATTCCATCAGATCATGAGGACTTTGTCCATACCTGAATCTCCAGTCTCAGGAGAGCCATCAATACATCTAGTCTCAGTCTCACCATTCTCTGTGGTGGTATTGCTCACATTCCCAGCTCCTTGTTCAGTATCCTCACTGGTTTTGCTTTTGCCTTAATGCAAAGAATCAAGAGATTTAGTGGAAGAATGTGATTTTATATAATCTTAGTCAAACATTAAATCAACAGGCCCACTTCATGCATTGGAGCAACAAAATCCTGCACATAATTAAATCGTCAGCAAAGTTGAAAATGTTTACCGtaatcaaagaggtcaaagagagcCTGGAAGGCTGGGTCGGACTCTGTCTGCTCCAAGATGTCTTGTATAACATCATTAGACATATGGATTTCCCCCTGCACAGAGTAAATGTCAGGAGAAGGCACATATCCACACTATGCACTAAAGACTGACAATGTTCCCTTAGGTCAAGTGGATAAATTAGGAATAGCAAGTCTGTGAGAACATGACATTACCTGCAGGCCCAGAATTTCATCTATGGACTGGTCAGGCTCCATGGTGCTGCATGATGTCTTTAAGGCCTGTGGACTGCCATCACTACaagtagagagaaagaaacacaTGTACAAGAAATATCTACTCAACAGCCAAATGTAATTTAGTCAGTACTGTTCAAATGTTACAAAAGAAGATGTACTTTAATTATTACCTTGCTAGGATTTTGTTGATGTTTTCAGCAAGCTTCTCTTGTAAGGACTTGTCATTTAGAATCCTCTCTCTTGCATTTTGTATCACCATTTGCTGCAAAGATAAACAATTCAATGAATCAACAGGTTAGGAGTTTTCAAATGCAACATATTTATAGAAAAACAGAGTATTCACTTTGTTTTGTACTCACAGGGAAATTCTCTGTGACTGTCTCTTCACTCTGTGGCTCAGCTGTCAGGCTACTGGCCGCCATGTTGGTTCTTCCAGTCCCACCAGATCCACTGaatcccccacctctcctcctgggGGAGTCACTGGGAAGATTACTCGTCATAACGCAATCTACTAGGGATGGGCATCTTTCATTTTCAAGATGATTCGATACGCATCTAGATACATGGGCTTCAAAACATTACAGGAACAATAAGTTTTATTCTGAAACTAGTTGGTGCAATTCGGTTTGATTCGATACACTAACATTTCTTGCAGAAACACATTCAAATTCTGCTGCTGATGGGAGTTCATGAGCTTGGCCTCTCTGAGCTGActtcggtgtgtgtgtggtgtgtaaattatgcatggctatggtgtatgtactATGTAGGCACCTGAGCTGAATCATAAAG is from Oncorhynchus gorbuscha isolate QuinsamMale2020 ecotype Even-year linkage group LG19, OgorEven_v1.0, whole genome shotgun sequence and encodes:
- the LOC124006365 gene encoding protein NPAT-like isoform X2, whose translation is MLLPSDMARLVLGYLQQEGLCNTSQAFIRESPNLKEYAEHSSDDGTIPACVFSLFGKNLTTILNEYVAVKAKETSEETQIPVMMTSLWKKLDFTLNQIKSMQNSPAVSQNQRLRTRNGIVNMRGRQKALSSTQSPSSAFLSSSAPLLAQGFSSPLDTPQSILGHSTPVCYSSQLTRPSPICSTSPQIQDGGRLLINVNRESPLQIMVPDNRLTPGPLSPGRRKWRRGGGFSGSGGTGRTNMAASSLTAEPQSEETVTENFPQMVIQNARERILNDKSLQEKLAENINKILASDGSPQALKTSCSTMEPDQSIDEILGLQGEIHMSNDVIQDILEQTESDPAFQALFDLFDYGKSKTSEDTEQGAGNVSNTTTENGETETRCIDGSPETGDSGTVPENLTQGQETTTRATKSSQEPRSKKTRKSAPHVSSTSNATPGPSTRGSRRGACSTTPGPSTRGSRRGACSTTPGPSTRGLRRGASSTTPGPSTRGSRRGASSTTPRPSTRGSRRGASSTEPSAHIDKLTVAAFSAAKDSDTVDSGSIFDQDGSGVDIDEPLNTPPLHNIALPDLFEPVRQESGTNNLVSACNAASSETSMVSAVKNILGNENPVGVDDGQVMDNQASLLNSSPGLSNSMPALDQSNKAPIQASNLSHRNMTPPSSVEISQPLPQTIPSMAVPSTVKTSTTPAAPTFIPDPTGKEVDPSKIVALKIIISDEQGEPSCDSALNQAVSSITGDRIPTIFLSSPTKSPAKASALSGAPMAQEETVQAVTSLQRTEVLQPAETPLSEKAGDVAALAGTSSALTQPGYYIQLPFDSATSTNSYILVTDTTATNHQSNKVMLPSGAPQVPTVPPTSYALATPPRYSPGSRLIISSPVQPMLQHMVVPVSVVGQNNAGQFSIVPNQLIAMPSPVSAKQPVAVKTKPKLAPKDTTVSDKMGASGSNMITKQVQGQSSESTGQQKVAVGLSPSHRRMLCFDGSASKTATQTRKTAFSSKATPTPVSPSVQQLEKERTKLASANSAILGSSRPKRRIETVRCTDNTQTSWTGTETEKSSTDQNQKEAVKKTPSKRDADQNARGQTASTSRFQSAGSSKTDASQSESRKRSQSADQKDDGGTESKDAQSSRSSSSDHRLRSGSRKEKEDTSRQESTEKSPAKEWEGQTEKITSSQGPPHVTANKENELEGGRREQQPTPAPREFSQAPVGSQTPVPQASSSKTPSKTSPLTKQAAEMLHDIQGINPPSTPSKRPGMGCPDLPLPLTPGRLQETLDCPRTPARQRLGRDGEGTPRPLVPPATPDLPSCSPASEAGSENSINMAAHTLMILSRAAIARTGTPLKDSLRQEGTGTVATVAAKSKKRKHPEPLASLPAKKDLSSSSGSKKKAEKQQKLMDSFPDDLDVDKFLSSLHYDE
- the LOC124006365 gene encoding protein NPAT-like isoform X3, giving the protein MMTSLWKKLDFTLNQIKSMQNSPAVSQNQRLRTRNGIVNMRGRQKALSSTQSPSSAFLSSSAPLLAQGFSSPLDTPQSILGHSTPVCYSSQLTRPSPICSTSPQIQDGGRLLINVNRESPLQIMVPDNRLTPGPLSPGRRKCDSPRRRGGGFSGSGGTGRTNMAASSLTAEPQSEETVTENFPQMVIQNARERILNDKSLQEKLAENINKILASDGSPQALKTSCSTMEPDQSIDEILGLQGEIHMSNDVIQDILEQTESDPAFQALFDLFDYGKSKTSEDTEQGAGNVSNTTTENGETETRCIDGSPETGDSGTVPENLTQGQETTTRATKSSQEPRSKKTRKSAPHVSSTSNATPGPSTRGSRRGACSTTPGPSTRGSRRGACSTTPGPSTRGLRRGASSTTPGPSTRGSRRGASSTTPRPSTRGSRRGASSTEPSAHIDKLTVAAFSAAKDSDTVDSGSIFDQDGSGVDIDEPLNTPPLHNIALPDLFEPVRQESGTNNLVSACNAASSETSMVSAVKNILGNENPVGVDDGQVMDNQASLLNSSPGLSNSMPALDQSNKAPIQASNLSHRNMTPPSSVEISQPLPQTIPSMAVPSTVKTSTTPAAPTFIPDPTGKEVDPSKIVALKIIISDEQGEPSCDSALNQAVSSITGDRIPTIFLSSPTKSPAKASALSGAPMAQEETVQAVTSLQRTEVLQPAETPLSEKAGDVAALAGTSSALTQPGYYIQLPFDSATSTNSYILVTDTTATNHQSNKVMLPSGAPQVPTVPPTSYALATPPRYSPGSRLIISSPVQPMLQHMVVPVSVVGQNNAGQFSIVPNQLIAMPSPVSAKQPVAVKTKPKLAPKDTTVSDKMGASGSNMITKQVQGQSSESTGQQKVAVGLSPSHRRMLCFDGSASKTATQTRKTAFSSKATPTPVSPSVQQLEKERTKLASANSAILGSSRPKRRIETVRCTDNTQTSWTGTETEKSSTDQNQKEAVKKTPSKRDADQNARGQTASTSRFQSAGSSKTDASQSESRKRSQSADQKDDGGTESKDAQSSRSSSSDHRLRSGSRKEKEDTSRQESTEKSPAKEWEGQTEKITSSQGPPHVTANKENELEGGRREQQPTPAPREFSQAPVGSQTPVPQASSSKTPSKTSPLTKQAAEMLHDIQGINPPSTPSKRPGMGCPDLPLPLTPGRLQETLDCPRTPARQRLGRDGEGTPRPLVPPATPDLPSCSPASEAGSENSINMAAHTLMILSRAAIARTGTPLKDSLRQEGTGTVATVAAKSKKRKHPEPLASLPAKKDLSSSSGSKKKAEKQQKLMDSFPDDLDVDKFLSSLHYDE
- the LOC124006365 gene encoding protein NPAT-like isoform X1, which produces MLLPSDMARLVLGYLQQEGLCNTSQAFIRESPNLKEYAEHSSDDGTIPACVFSLFGKNLTTILNEYVAVKAKETSEETQIPVMMTSLWKKLDFTLNQIKSMQNSPAVSQNQRLRTRNGIVNMRGRQKALSSTQSPSSAFLSSSAPLLAQGFSSPLDTPQSILGHSTPVCYSSQLTRPSPICSTSPQIQDGGRLLINVNRESPLQIMVPDNRLTPGPLSPGRRKCDSPRRRGGGFSGSGGTGRTNMAASSLTAEPQSEETVTENFPQMVIQNARERILNDKSLQEKLAENINKILASDGSPQALKTSCSTMEPDQSIDEILGLQGEIHMSNDVIQDILEQTESDPAFQALFDLFDYGKSKTSEDTEQGAGNVSNTTTENGETETRCIDGSPETGDSGTVPENLTQGQETTTRATKSSQEPRSKKTRKSAPHVSSTSNATPGPSTRGSRRGACSTTPGPSTRGSRRGACSTTPGPSTRGLRRGASSTTPGPSTRGSRRGASSTTPRPSTRGSRRGASSTEPSAHIDKLTVAAFSAAKDSDTVDSGSIFDQDGSGVDIDEPLNTPPLHNIALPDLFEPVRQESGTNNLVSACNAASSETSMVSAVKNILGNENPVGVDDGQVMDNQASLLNSSPGLSNSMPALDQSNKAPIQASNLSHRNMTPPSSVEISQPLPQTIPSMAVPSTVKTSTTPAAPTFIPDPTGKEVDPSKIVALKIIISDEQGEPSCDSALNQAVSSITGDRIPTIFLSSPTKSPAKASALSGAPMAQEETVQAVTSLQRTEVLQPAETPLSEKAGDVAALAGTSSALTQPGYYIQLPFDSATSTNSYILVTDTTATNHQSNKVMLPSGAPQVPTVPPTSYALATPPRYSPGSRLIISSPVQPMLQHMVVPVSVVGQNNAGQFSIVPNQLIAMPSPVSAKQPVAVKTKPKLAPKDTTVSDKMGASGSNMITKQVQGQSSESTGQQKVAVGLSPSHRRMLCFDGSASKTATQTRKTAFSSKATPTPVSPSVQQLEKERTKLASANSAILGSSRPKRRIETVRCTDNTQTSWTGTETEKSSTDQNQKEAVKKTPSKRDADQNARGQTASTSRFQSAGSSKTDASQSESRKRSQSADQKDDGGTESKDAQSSRSSSSDHRLRSGSRKEKEDTSRQESTEKSPAKEWEGQTEKITSSQGPPHVTANKENELEGGRREQQPTPAPREFSQAPVGSQTPVPQASSSKTPSKTSPLTKQAAEMLHDIQGINPPSTPSKRPGMGCPDLPLPLTPGRLQETLDCPRTPARQRLGRDGEGTPRPLVPPATPDLPSCSPASEAGSENSINMAAHTLMILSRAAIARTGTPLKDSLRQEGTGTVATVAAKSKKRKHPEPLASLPAKKDLSSSSGSKKKAEKQQKLMDSFPDDLDVDKFLSSLHYDE